TTTCACTTTACACATTTTTGGTCCCTTTTAAATATGGGCAGGGGGTTCAGAATGGATTATTTTCTCATCAATTCAGATTCTTACAGCGTCAAGGAACCAGTCCCGCTTGGTGTCCAAGATGTGGCTGGAGTATAGTAATAGGACGTATCTTACAATAGAGACATCCGTGCATCATTAGTCaaaaaatatatctatctaCCCCATGATGTACACCGTTTGAGACGACTTGGGGGGCAGGTCGCGCAGGCGGGAGAATCTCGTACGATTCTGAGGACAGGCAGGAAGTCAAGACTGACAGGGTCACGGCAGAACAGGTTGAAGACACACGGTGGACCCAGTGgcgggtggaagaggaggaggaggaggaggaggaggtgtcccTCCCGCCTCCCCCAGTCCCAGGGTCTGTTACCCCACAGCCTGGAGAGGAGGCGGGACCGCCAGGGCGTAGTGGAGTCGGAGGAAGTGGCACTCCTCTCAATGCTGCGGGGAGACGGTGGTCCCGGGGGACGTGGCCGGGCCCTGGTACCTCTCCCGGGCGTGCTTCTCGCAGAACATCTCCTCGCCGGCCCAGAAGTGGCCCCTCATGCGGAGGTTCAGGCCGCACTCGGTGCAGGAGTAGCAGTCGTGGTGGCGGTAGCGGTCGTCGCCGATGCGCACCGCCTGCGTGCTGcgcggggagagaggaggagagaggagtcggAAAAGACGCTTCGaggagaacacacaaacacacacacacacacacacacacacacacacacacgcacaggcaacAAGTACATCTCCGCGAGCCTCAACACGCAGCCGTTACCAAAGAGCTGCTGGGAGGAGAACCCGTTTATTACAATTGTGTGTGATTGACTTTTACGATTGCTAACGCACAACATCACTCCCGGCTAATTCACCAGAGGGCTAAGTGGGTCGTAAATAATAACGCTTAATGCAGTGGTTAGCAACAGCTTCAGGATCCCAACAGGAGAGGAGCAGCTCTGCAGAGGCCTGCTCCGAGCGAGGGGGCACGGCGGGTGGCGTCTTACACAATGCTGCCGCCACACTTCTCACAGCTGTGGTGTTTGCTCACACCTCCCACCGGGGGGCTCTGCTTCGGAGGGTTGGCGGACAGGTTTCCAGGGAACCTCAGCGCCGCCTCTGTGGTAGTCAAAACACACCCCAGggtacagtcacacacacggacgcacgagACCCCCCGCAGACCCACACAATGGGACGCACACACTAGTTATCACTAGAAAACCATCCCAGGTTTCAGAGGGTGCACGCTGCGGACCTTTCTCGTcggcctccaggacctcctgcAGCATGCGGAAGGTGTTGGACTGGCGCGGGGCCGTGCGCGACTCCTTGTTCTCCTGGATCATCTTGTACACCTCAGACTCCTTGTCAAACTTCTGCATGCCGAAGTCGGAGCTGGAGCTGCTGTGGGAGAGCCgagaaggaaggaggggagaaCAACAGGACGTAAGCCCCTCTGGATCCCAGCAGGCAGCTGCAGGCGGCGTGCGGACAGGGAATGTACATTAGAGGCTTTATGTGAGGAGGCCAGAGGAGCCAGAGGAAATGAAGGAGGACCTTCATGTATGCATTTCACCTCTGTGCACTATGTCTGAAGAGAAGAAGGAGTGGCCCCCCCCACGCCCACTAATCACCCCATTGTATCGTCAGTCTATAAATAATTAGTTGGAGGGGAATTCCTCTTCGGATGACGTCAAACCGAGAGGCTGATCAAACCCAGAGGGCAGTCATCCAAACTAACTGGAACAATCTGAGGTGTTCTGTAATGTTCAGTGAGGTCACTCTGGTTCAGTCTTTCCATATGATCCATATTATCCTGTCAGCAGTTCGGCTCAAATAAAGCAGACACACCATCTTTTCGACATTTCGACATTTCGCAGAGATCTGAGGTAgaggtacaaacacacaaaccaaccgaccgaccaaacacgcacacagacacacacaaatcaaccgaccaaacacgcacacatccacaaaccAGCCGACCAAGCAACCAGTGGCGTGAGGGTGGACCGCTGTGTTGCTGGTCGCCTGTTCCAATCAAATGGTCCGATCTGAGGAGGGCAGAGTACTGCCGGGGCTGAGGACGCCACACGGGGTTGTCTGTGCAGCTCATTAACCCATTAGCAAGGGGGAGGCTCTCTCTTTATGAGCACATTCTTAACTCCTTACCCCGTGGAAACATAGCTTAGCTGCTCCTTCTTCTGAGCTCTACTTAAAGGTTGTTCGCAACAATGGACCGAAAAGAAAAGGGCTGCGAAAGGGGCCTGCAGGCGGGCTGAGGGGAAGACAGTCTGGAGAACCAGTCAGCCAGGTGCTCTCTGCGGTCTGACTGTCAGGCCAGCCGGGCCCAGGTGTGGTCTGGCTGCCATTCATCTGAAGCCAGCTGGGCGACGGCCATAAGGCTGTGCTGTCGGCTGACGTCTGTCACCTGCCTGTCTGTTATCACCCAACAGAACCACCCACCATCTTTGTTTTCCACCCAGCTCCTCTCCCTTGGAGGCATGAGGGCCGagacacgcagacaaacacttTTAATAATGTAGTCATCCGTTTGATATGCTGAAGTCTCACTGGAAAGACCCCAGTCCCTTGCATCTCGGGAGCACGGCTTCAAATTGAAAGCAGAAGACTGCGACTCACGCCCTCCAAGTTCCCCCCaagcccggcccccccccctctcaccccagaGTGGGCGAAAACCAGTCCGACGGTCAGGAGAAAACATGATCAAACTGATGCTGGCGCTATGACGGCTTACGTCACCCCGGTCCAGAGGGGCTCTGGGTACATTCCTCAAAGCAGCACACGACACAGAAAGACTTTCACCTACTtgcaattgggggggggggggggggggggggggtcatttcaAACATCTCCAGAATGTCAAACCACAGAGCCTTCTGATAAACATCTAGGTTGGTTAACACGTCACATAGATCTGCTTGGACTAGACACAGATACCGTCACTGGTTTCACACAGATCACGACGATGGATCCATCAGATAAAGCTCAGTACAAGTCAAAATGGGCAATTAAAAAGACAAAACGAGACTCACCTCATGGACAGAAAGAACACAAAGTAATAGTGACTGACACCGCTTGCTTTCCAGTGCGTCCCTGGGAGAGAGAACCAGTTCCTCCGCTGCTCAGCACAACGAGAACATGAGAGTGTGCACGCTCCCCCTCACAAATGCaaaacacccaacacacacacacacacacgcacatacacacacacacacactaacacaacacatacacctCTCTAAAGAGACAGAAGGAACACCGATCAGAAAGGTGTGCCCCTCTGCTTCAGCCcattggccagagagtgaaaGTGGGGGCGGGACCATGGGTGTCGCATGTCGAGTGCGATTGGTAAGAATCTGAGAAgggggagtggacgggggtggggtgggggggctggagcaGCAGAACGGGGGTCTCCAGACAAGGggccagggaggggggagaggcagagggcttTCTTCttgttggggttggggggggggggggggggggctattggTACGGTTATGTTTCAGCGGCCGACATCATAGCGCTGACCCGAGCGAGCCAGAGGCCGGCTCCAGCCAAAGTCAACCTGGCAGCAGGGCCTCTCCGACGGAACGAAAACAGAGACACCAGCAGTCTCCAGAGGAGGAAATGGAGGAAAACACTTCCACGATAAAATGGTGCTTAGGACTCTTGCTTCCCTATTTGGGGAGGTCCGTGCCTTCAGCCCCAATCCCGACATCATCTGTGCATTACAACATTGCAGCGTTCTCTCCCCCTGCAACATTCCTCCCTGCACCAGAAGGGGGCAAAGCAGGGACCCTGGCAATAGTGTTCAGTACTACATCATAGCTAGTGGGGAAGAGGTCTGGCAGAGGCAGCCCAGAGCCtcagctcaacacacacaccctatagaTTAATTAAAGTCTATCGTGTAGTAGGGCACAACTCTGCGGAGGTCTGACCTGCGTCGGGGTGACAGGGGCAGATCCTGGTCCATGGGACTGTGTGGAGAGTAGCGTCCAGGTGGAGTGGGGGTCCTGCTGGAGACTGAGTTACTCCTGTAGTCCACCGAGACGAAGTCCTGTTGGCGAGAAAGGAGAGGGatagaccgagagagagagagagagagagagagaccgagagaccgagacaccgagacagagacagagacagagagacagagagagagagagagacaaggttAGAAGTGCGAGTGATACCGGGTCAAGGCAGGCCCTCCCACCTGCGGATGCTTGGCAAACAGGCTGGCCGCTCAGAGCGG
The Gadus macrocephalus chromosome 6, ASM3116895v1 DNA segment above includes these coding regions:
- the pdlim2 gene encoding PDZ and LIM domain protein 2 isoform X2, translating into MALTVSLMGPSPWGFRIYGGRDFKKAITVSKVNGGSKAEQAALQPGDIILEINGQNTADMLNVEAQNKIKNSKTQLQLVVERPVPEQTNGGPGSEDLTSPFQTKEAFLVSRDENQNYRDYSISSPASLSPGPYSPEPPASPDAKRTPSSAKSIHLRPWSPEDRSQVFARPLSQDFVSVDYRSNSVSSRTPTPPGRYSPHSPMDQDLPLSPRRSSSSDFGMQKFDKESEVYKMIQENKESRTAPRQSNTFRMLQEVLEADEKEAALRFPGNLSANPPKQSPPVGGVSKHHSCEKCGGSIVTQAVRIGDDRYRHHDCYSCTECGLNLRMRGHFWAGEEMFCEKHARERYQGPATSPGTTVSPQH
- the pdlim2 gene encoding PDZ and LIM domain protein 2 isoform X1; this translates as MALTVSLMGPSPWGFRIYGGRDFKKAITVSKVNGGSKAEQAALQPGDIILEINGQNTADMLNVEAQNKIKNSKTQLQLVVERPVPEQTNGGPGSEDLTSPFQTKEAFLVSRDENQNYRDYSISSPASLSPGPYSPEPPASPDAKRTPSSAKSIHLRPWSPEDRSQVFARPLSQDFVSVDYRSNSVSSRTPTPPGRYSPHSPMDQDLPLSPRRSSSSSDFGMQKFDKESEVYKMIQENKESRTAPRQSNTFRMLQEVLEADEKEAALRFPGNLSANPPKQSPPVGGVSKHHSCEKCGGSIVTQAVRIGDDRYRHHDCYSCTECGLNLRMRGHFWAGEEMFCEKHARERYQGPATSPGTTVSPQH